The proteins below come from a single Candidatus Aminicenantes bacterium genomic window:
- a CDS encoding ImmA/IrrE family metallo-endopeptidase: MENKIIAGNLLRLRKAKKLSQQEVAEAAGISRVGYRKIENRESKPRVDTLKAIATALSVNIRELVSPVRELSHVRFRSQKTFNNREQILAEIGEKLENYAELENVLNIQNDNKLARLKTSPKGKRDLQEIAMQVRKLFNLKTDETIVNICGLLEANGIKVISVRKSSTNFFGLSVSAQDRGPAIIVNTWERIPVERWIFTAAHELGHLVLHLPAYDVCQIDENKEEENEANLFASYFLMPQELFQREWQNTYGLPLSKRVLKIKRIFKVSYKTVLYRLHENIPGINIWKLFQNDYRLRFHKTLSAKEEPYALEAADYSGSVSE; encoded by the coding sequence ATGGAGAACAAAATCATTGCCGGGAATTTACTGCGTTTGCGCAAGGCTAAAAAACTATCCCAGCAGGAAGTGGCTGAAGCCGCCGGCATTTCCCGCGTCGGCTACCGCAAGATCGAAAACAGGGAATCCAAGCCCCGGGTAGATACCCTGAAAGCGATCGCCACCGCTCTCTCTGTGAACATCCGCGAACTTGTCTCCCCTGTCAGGGAATTGTCCCATGTCCGCTTCCGCTCGCAAAAGACCTTCAACAACCGTGAGCAGATCCTGGCCGAGATCGGCGAAAAGTTGGAAAATTATGCCGAATTGGAAAACGTGTTGAATATACAAAATGACAACAAGCTGGCCAGGCTTAAAACTTCTCCCAAAGGTAAAAGGGATCTGCAAGAGATCGCCATGCAAGTCCGGAAACTCTTTAATCTCAAAACCGATGAAACCATTGTCAATATTTGCGGTCTACTGGAAGCCAATGGCATCAAAGTTATTTCGGTACGGAAGTCTTCAACTAACTTTTTTGGACTATCCGTTTCCGCCCAGGACAGAGGTCCAGCTATTATTGTCAACACATGGGAGCGCATTCCGGTCGAGCGTTGGATTTTTACCGCGGCTCATGAACTAGGACATCTGGTGCTACACCTACCGGCATATGATGTCTGCCAAATAGACGAGAACAAAGAAGAAGAAAATGAAGCGAACCTTTTCGCTTCCTACTTCCTAATGCCTCAGGAACTGTTTCAAAGGGAGTGGCAAAACACCTATGGCCTGCCCCTATCCAAGCGAGTTTTAAAAATAAAGCGTATCTTCAAGGTTAGTTATAAAACCGTTCTGTACCGGCTGCATGAAAATATACCCGGAATCAATATATGGAAATTGTTCCAAAACGATTACCGACTACGATTCCATAAAACCTTATCCGCTAAAGAGGAACCGTACGCCCTGGAGGCGGCCGATTATTCAGGATCTGTGTCAGAA